The genomic region tggggaattttttttcccacaaaacGGACCAGGAAAAGTATTtcttcatagattttttttgagaacatATTTGCTGCTCTTGAACATCTCTCTTGGTTTTTACCTAGTATAGTGCAATCTAATTTCCTCTCTGAAAGTCATTATTGAAGTCTGTGCATCAGTTCTTAAGCTGGCTTATCCTTGACACTTTGTCCTCTCTTAGTAAAGAAAACAGACTGGTTTTACCAAATGTGCtgtgagatgattttttttcttccccttgttCCCATCACCACTAGTTGACTTTTAGTTTTAACAATCTCTAAAACATTTGCTGTAGCCTAGTTGAGGTGCTTCATTTGCCATTAGCTTGGTGCTGCTTTTTATAAGGTAACAGATCTTGGAATCTAGTATCTTAAAAACGAGTTTAAATTTCATGGAAGTTCTTGTTGCATTTATGGTATTGTCTTTCCTGCTGTGGCTTACACATCTCAGGATTTTTTAGTAATTTGTGtgatatttatttgtttcttgcttttatcTTCAAAGATCCCTAATATTGCAAAGAAGCTCGAAgagtttaagaaggatgtggaAGCTAAGAAGAAACCTCCCAGTGACAAGTCCTAACAGAGCGATGCTTCCCAGGTCACCTCTGTGCATGCATCAAGGATGCAGTTTACGTTTCAGGCAACGAAGATCAAGTAGGGGGTTGGCATGGGAGATTCCTCCACTTTTAGTCTCCTAGAAATGGAATGTCCTTCTTTTGAAAGTACAGCCTCGAACTTTCCCTGGGACTGATTTTCAAGGGTTTCAGAGTTTGGATTTGCAGCTGATATGTGACTGGATAAGATCGTTTGTATTTTTCGTTACTGCTTTTCCTAATATTTTGTAACCCATTTTTACCTGATCCAACTGGAGTCCTTTTAGTCCTGGTACTGTGCATACCTCACACTTTGTAATTCCCTAGTTCTTAGAACATCGCAAAAGGAATTAAATGCATCAAGAAGTTACCTATCTTGTCATTTGTTGTGAGCAGTGCTACTTCATTCTCCTACCAATCCTCATTCCATTACTGGAGATGGGAAAGTTCATTTGTTGAACTTTGGGCTTGGGGGGGCCACGGGGGAGCTCCTGCTTTTTCCATTATGCTTAATGACCACTTTCAGCAGTGCTGACTTGTCACAAACATGTCTGATTTCAAGAAGT from Heliangelus exortis chromosome 1, bHelExo1.hap1, whole genome shotgun sequence harbors:
- the STMP1 gene encoding short transmembrane mitochondrial protein 1 — encoded protein: MLQFLLGFTLGNVVGMYLAQNYDIPNIAKKLEEFKKDVEAKKKPPSDKS